The proteins below come from a single Tribolium castaneum strain GA2 chromosome 9, icTriCast1.1, whole genome shotgun sequence genomic window:
- the LOC661676 gene encoding lipase 3 has product MFNKDIFGLVVVVISSIILVEIFNTTKPKHPDAGLNILQLVEKYGYLIETHEVVTEDGYILTLHRIGQKNNVAKRDPVLFMHGFMQSATDFVNLGPGKALSLLLSDRGYDIWLGNARGSTWSRKHKRFNPDKDAEFWDFSLHEIGVYDIPAFIDHILEVTGRESIQYVGYSQGTTTFFMLGSEKPEYVQKVKLMTALAPAIYLKNPKGPLLKFLVYFRRLWEFLLKFFNFQEFFPRDGLVAYYLNHICNENSVFVDLCLHHIFLLHGYSHEQTNKTLLSLIFSNTPAGVSPKQMMHIVQLMESGNFHQYDLGVTENLKKYGRKEPPHYDLSKTTNPVALYYSSNDWTVNTENIERVVKTLPNVVKSYHVPLESFNHNDFMHGRNAPELLYRAIIEEISKY; this is encoded by the exons ATGTTcaataaagatattttcggTCTAGTGGTGGTTGTTATCAGTTCCATCATTCTGGTCGAGATTTTCAACACGACCAAACCCAAACATCCAGACGCTGGATTAAATATT TTGCAACTTGTGGAAAAATACGGCTACCTTATCGAAACCCACGAAGTGGTCACCGAGGACGGCTATATTTTAACACTGCACCGAATTGGGCAAAAGAACAATGTTGCAAAACGCGATCCCGTGCTTTTTATGCACGGTTTCATGCAAAGTGCCACCGATTTCGTTAATTTGGGCCCCGGCAAAGCGCTGAGTTTGCTGCTTTCAGACCGAGGCTACGATATTTGGTTGGGGAACGCAAGGGGGTCCACTTGGTCCAGGAAACACAAACGCTTTAATCCCGACAAAGACGCCGAATTTTGGGATTTCAG TTTACATGAAATCGGGGTTTACGACATTCCTGCCTTCATCGACCACATTTTGGAAGTTACGGGACGTGAATCCATACAATACGTTGGTTATTCTCAAGGTACTACAACCTTCTTCATGTTGGGATCAGAAAAACCGGAATACGTGCAAAAAGTTAAGTTAATGACGGCTTTGGCGCCcgcaatttatttgaaaaatccaAAAGGCCCGCTTTTGAAATTTCTTGTATATTTTAGGCGTCTCTGGGAG TTCCTActgaaatttttcaactttcaaGAGTTCTTCCCGAGAGACGGACTAGTGGCGTATTATTTGAACCACATTTGTAACGAAAATTCAGTGTTTGTGGATTTGTGCTTACACCACATTTTCCTGCTTCATGGCTACAGCCACGAACAGACaaataag ACACTTCTCTCCCTCATATTCTCTAACACTCCTGCTGGAGTTTCGCCGAAGCAAATGATGCACATTGTGCAACTAATGGAGTCTGGTAATTTCCACCAATATGATTTAGGGGTCaccgaaaatttgaaaaaatacggACGAAAGGAACCTCCACATTACGATTTATCGAAAACCACGAATCCGGTCGCTTTATACTATTCGAGTAATGACTGGACTGTAAACACGGAG aacatTGAGAGAGTGGTCAAAACCTTGCCGAATGTCGTTAAAAGTTATCATGTGCCTTTGGAAAGTTTTAATCACAACGACTTCATGCACGGTCGAAATGCCCCTGAACTTCTGTATAGAGCAATTATAGAAGAAATCTCAAAATATTAG
- the LOC661718 gene encoding lipase 3 has product MYKLGAIIFLVGSIGSIPLKPESLHPDAGLNIIELVQKYGYPIESHQVQTEDGYLLTLHRIPRGLNSTLQATRPPVLLMHGLLSSSVDWVNMGPGTALGLLLADSGYDVWMGNQRGNTWSRKHETLDPDTDAEKFFNFSFHEIGYFDLPAKIDYILDTTGQEKLFYVGHSQGTTVFFVMASERPEYNEKIRLMSALAPIAYMGHLPNPLISQIAEHYDLMNTLVEIFHVHEFLPHYDVITELGETFCTNSSDYKDACYWILNIIAGFDWEVDPDFLPVIISNAPAGSCIKQLLHYFQEIKSFNFSQYDYGVEGNKARYGQETPPLYDTTKITAPVILHYASNDWLAALEDVDRLKSELPNLLGAKLVPFDRFNHLDFLWAKDVVQYLNNDVLDEIKSN; this is encoded by the exons ATGTACAAACTCGGAGCTATCATTTTTCTGGTGGGTTCAATCGGGTCCATTCCGCTCAAACCCGAGTCCCTCCACCCCGACGCAGGTCTCAACATT ATCGAGTTAGTCCAAAAGTATGGGTACCCGATTGAATCCCATCAAGTCCAAACGGAAGACGGTTACCTTCTAACCCTCCACCGCATCCCCCGAGGCTTGAATAGCACCCTCCAAGCCACGCGACCCCCCGTTTTGCTCATGCACGGTCTCCTTAGCAGTTCAGTGGACTGGGTCAATATGGGTCCGGGAACCGCCCTAGGGCTGCTCTTGGCAGACAGTGGGTACGATGTCTGGATGGGCAACCAGAGGGGCAATACCTGGTCCAGGAAGCACGAAACGCTTGACCCCGACACGGACGCGGAAAAGTTCTTCAACTTTAGCTTTCACGAAATTGGGTATTTTGACCTACCGGCCAAGATCGACTACATTCTGGACACGACAGGCCAAGAGAAACTTTTCTACGTCGGACACTCGCAAG GTACgacagttttttttgtgatgGCGAGCGAGAGACCTGAATACAACGAGAAAATCAGGCTGATGTCAGCGTTGGCCCCCATTGCCTACATGGGGCACTTGCCCAATCCTTTGATATCTCAAATCGCTGAACATTACGATTTAATGAAT ACACTTGTGGAGATTTTCCACGTGCATGAGTTTCTTCCACACTACGACGTTATAACCGAACTGGGAGAAACTTTTTGTACTAACAGTTCTGACTACAAAGACGCTTGCTACTGGATCCTGAATATAATCGCAGGATTTGACTGGGAAGTGGACCCT GACTTCCTTCCTGTGATAATATCAAACGCTCCTGCTGGGTCCTGCATTAAGCAACTCCTGCACTACTTCCAGGAGATAAAGTCTTTTAATTTCTCGCAGTATGATTACGGAGTGGAGGGAAATAAAGCTCGCTACGGGCAAGAAACCCCGCCTTTGTACGATACGACAAAAATTACAGCCCCTGTGATTCTACACTACGCCAGTAACGACTGGCTTGCAGCTCTCGAAGATGTGGACAGGTTAAAAAGCGAGCTACCGAACTTGCTCGGTGCCAAATTGGTGCCTTTTGACCGCTTCAACCACCTCGACTTTCTGTGGGCCAAAGATGTTgttcaatatttaaacaacGATGTACTTGACGAAATAAAGTCTAATTGA
- the LOC135267066 gene encoding gastric triacylglycerol lipase-like, protein MKFLVLVTLVAAAFGKNLPNQNARISKMVTSHGYPLETYRVTTEDGYILDLFRMPHGYQNKDQHDSQKPAVLLMHGFLSCCEDFVAGGPSQGLAFYLADQGYDVYLGNARGSPYGQHHTNLDPHKDAAFWRFSFHEIGVADMAAIIDKVVSISQQNKIHYVGHMEGATVFYILASQKQGYNNKIEKMVSLGPIAYLKKSPHPILKKVAENYKSKSWVIKNVGMSTFNPSSELTSEAENQCTEYEQTEQICHNDYFLFNGYNSKNFNETTIQHVIQRRPCDGSVRQVLHLAQMKETGRFESYTYPEKTDAYKYDLAQVSAPVAIFYTPEDAFSYVDDVETLAKELPNVYKKEVKSEYTNNLDFLYAENIYKFYKYVADSFQDDERKSSRNMLY, encoded by the exons ATGAAATTCTTGGTGTTGGTCACTCTGGTCGCAGCCGCATTTGGGAAAAATCTCCCAAATCAAAATGCTAGAATC tcaaaaatggTGACCAGTCACGGTTACCCCTTGGAAACCTACAGAGTTACCACTGAAGACGGCTACATTCTGGACCTGTTCCGAATGCCTCACGGTTACCAAAATAAGGACCAACACGATTCGCAAAAACCGGCCGTTCTTCTAATGCATGGTTTCCTCTCCTGTTGTGAAGACTTCGTCGCAGGGGGGCCTTCCCAAGGCCTGGCCTTCTACCTGGCCGACCAAGGCTACGATGTCTACTTGGGTAATGCCAGAGGCAGTCCTTACGGCCAACACCACACAAATTTAGACCCACATAAAGATGCTGCTTTCTGGAGATTTAG TTTCCATGAAATTGGGGTTGCCGATATGGCTGCGATTATCGATAAAGTGGTTTCGATAagccaacaaaataaaattcactatGTTGGTCATATGGAGGGAGCCACAGTTTTCTATATTTTGGCATCACAAAAGCAGGGATACAATaacaaaatcgaaaaaatggTCTCGTTGGGCCCTATTGCCTACTTGAAGAAATCTCCTCACCCGATTCTTAAGAAAGTCGCAGAGAATTACAAATCAAAGAGC TGGGTTATTAAAAACGTTGGGATGAGTACCTTTAACCCATCGTCTGAACTAACAAGCGAAGCAGAGAATCAATGTACTGAATACGAGCAAACGGAACAAATTTGTCACAATGACTATTTTCTGTTCAATGGCTACAATTCCAAGAATTTCAATGAAACTACCATTCAACACGTAATCCAGCGCCGTCCGTGTGATGGTTCCGTCCGCCAGGTCCTACATTTGGCCCAAATGAAGGAAACCGGCCGTTTTGAAAGCTACACTTACCCCGAAAAAACAGACGCTTACAAATATGATCTCGCCCAAGTTTCGGCCCCAGTGGCCATTTTCTACACCCCTGAAGACGCTTTCTCTTACGTCGACGATGTCGAAACTTTGGCCAAGGAATTACCAAATGTTTACAAGAAAGAAGTCAAGAGTGAATACACCAACAATCTTGACTTCCTCTACGCCGAGAACATTTACAAATTCTACAAATACGTTGCTGATAGCTTTCAGGACGACGAACGCAAAAGTAGCAGAAATATGTTGTATTAA